The Mustela erminea isolate mMusErm1 chromosome 18, mMusErm1.Pri, whole genome shotgun sequence genome has a window encoding:
- the LOC116577320 gene encoding angiotensin-converting enzyme-like protein Ace3 isoform X1 — MELDCDWPTASPSSAVLLAMGTRWTCHGPSLFVLFCYGQLLPWLRTEDGQSLDKFYNETVAKAFLQFYEHTAQVVWNQFMEATWNYVTNITKKNREEMLHKDSERSRHMLYFGTRARLFKTSRFQDPAVKRMLSKLQTIDKAALPQDELREYNQLLTYMETTYSMAQVCLNEGPCLPLEPDLQEVMATSRDQKELLWAWQGWRDAVGRQLRMTFDRYVQLSNKAAKLNGYTDMGALWRSKYESDTLEQDLEQLYQELQPLYLNLHAYVRRALHRYYGPELIDPRGPIPAHLLGNMWAQSWVNILDLVLPFPKKPPEDITKNMKSQHWKPSKMFEEAEKFFISLGLLSTPPSFWKKSMMERPADGREVECHASAWDFYNGKDFRIKKCTEVTIEDLLSIFHQMGHIQYFLQYKNLSMIFRAGANPAFEEAVGSMITLSASSHKHLLNRGLLSHQHQDSEEEVNFLMGIALEKIALIPFAYLMDLFRWKVFDGTIRKDVYNQEWWNLRLKYQGLCPPIPRTEEDFDPGAKFHISASMPYIRYFLSLVLQFQFHEALCKASGHVGPLHRCDISNSKMAGKLLEDTLKLGSSKPWPEVLQKITGQPDVSVRALMTYFKPLLNWLVTENVRHGEILGWPDFSCTFEEKDTDKVTFLSLELDPDQAKFGQWVLLAFSLVMFLLALLLACRLYSREKRSLSQDTNAQDTSSRDSGAPEKQPKAYFLGVAMAPRLAARRQWILLGICLVLTLCSICLIIRIFTQHYRKPPWMRAEWWSWD; from the exons ATGGAGCTGGACTGCGATTGGCCCACAGCCTCACCCAGCTCTGCTGTTCTCTTGGCCATGGGCACAAGATGGACTTGCCATGGACCTTCCCTATTCGTGCTCTTCTGTTATGGGCAGCTCTTGCCTTGGCTCAGGACCGAGGATGGTCAGAGCTTAG ACAAGTTCTACAATGAGACCGTGGCAAAGGCGTTCCTGCAGTTTTATGAACATACCGCCCAGGTTGTGTGGAACCAGTTCATGGAGGCCACGTGGAACTATGTCACCAACATCACCAAGAAAAATCGGGAGGAGATG CTGCACAAGGACTCAGAGAGGTCCCGGCACATGCTGTACTTTGGCACCCGGGCCCGCCTGTTTAAGACCTCCAGGTTCCAGGACCCGGCTGTGAAGCGCATGCTGAGTAAGCTGCAGACCATAGACAAGGCGGCCCTGCCCCAGGACGAGCTCCGGGAG TACAACCAGCTTCTGACCTACATGGAGACGACATACAGCATGGCCCAGGTGTGCCTGAATGAGGGACCCTGCCTGCCCCTGGAGCCTG ACCTCCAAGAAGTCATGGCCACCTCCCGGGACCAGAAGGAGCTGCTGTGGGCCTGGCAGGGCTGGCGGGATGCTGTGGGTCGTCAGCTCCGCATGACCTTTGACCGCTACGTGCAGCTCAGCAACAAGGCTGCAAAGCTCAACG GTTACACAGACATGGGGGCCTTGTGGCGGTCCAAGTATGAGTCCGACACGCTGGAGCAGGACCTGGAGCAGCTCTACCAGGAGCTGCAGCCGCTGTACTTGAACCTGCACGCCTACGTGCGCCGGGCCCTGCACCGCTACTACGGGCCCGAGCTTATTGACCCGAGGGGGCCCATCCCCGCTCACCTGCTGG GGAACATGTGGGCTCAGTCCTGGGTCAACATCTTAGACCTGGTCCTGCCCTTCCCGAAGAAGCCCCCCGAGGATATCACGAAGAACATGAAAAGCCAG CACTGGAAGCCCTCCAAAATGTTCGAAGAGGCGGAGAAGTTCTTCATCTCCCTGGGGCTGCTTTCCACCCCTCCCAGCTTCTGGAAAAAATCAATGATGGAAAGGCCGGCTGACGGAAGGGAGGTGGAGTGCCACGCCTCCGCCTGGGACTTTTACAACGGCAAGGACTTCAG GATAAAGAAGTGCACCGAGGTGACCATAGAAGACCTGCTCTCCATCTTCCACCAGATGGGCCATATCCAGTACTTCCTGCAGTACAAGAACCTCTCTATGATCTTCCGCGCAGGCGCCAACCCAGCCTTTGAAGAGGCCGTGGGGTCCATGATCACCCTCTCGGCCTCTTCCCACAAGCACCTGCTCAACAGAGGCCTGCTCAGCCACCAGCACCAGGACTCAG AGGAGGAGGTCAATTTCCTGATGGGCATTGCCCTGGAGAAGATCGCTTTAATCCCTTTCGCCTACCTGATGGACCTGTTCCGCTGGAAGGTCTTTGATGGCACCATCCGGAAGGACGTCTACAACCAGGAGTGGTGGAACCTCAG GTTGAAGTACCAGGGCCTGTGCCCCCCCATCCCTCGGACAGAGGAAGACTTTGATCCCGGTGCCAAGTTCCACATCTCTGCCAGCATGCCCTACATACG GTACTTCCTCAGCCTCGTGCTCCAGTTCCAGTTCCACGAAGCGCTGTGCAAGGCCTCGGGTCACGTGGGCCCCCTGCACCGCTGTGACATCTCTAACTCCAAGATGGCTGGGAAGCTCCTGGA AGACACCCTAAAGCTAGGCTCCAGCAAGCCCTGGCCAGAAGTTCTGCAGAAGATAACCGGCCAGCCTGACGTGTCCGTAAGAGCCCTCATGACCTACTTCAAGCCCCTGCTAAACTGGCTGGTCACCGAGAATGTGCGCCATGGGGAGATCCTGGGCTGGCCAGACTTCAGCTGTACCTTTGAAG aaaaagacacagacaAGGTGACGTTTCTGAGTCTGGAGCTGGACCCTGACCAGGCCAAATTTGGGCAGTGGGTGTTGCTGGCTTTCAGCTTGGTCATGTTCCTGCTGGCCCTACTGCTGGCCTGCAGGTTGTACTCCCGGGAAAAAAGGTCACTATCCCAGGACACCAACGCCCAGGACACCAGTTCACGGGACTCCGGTGCCCCCGAGAAACAGCCCAAGGCCTACTTCCTGGGCGTAGCCATGGCGCCCCGCCTAGCTGCCAGAAGACAGTGGATCCTGCTGGGCATCTGCCTGGTCCTGACGCTGTGCTCAATCTGCCTGATCATTCGGATTTTCACACAGCACTACAGGAAGCCTCCGTGGATGAGAGCTGAATGGTGGAGCTGGGACTAG
- the LOC116577320 gene encoding angiotensin-converting enzyme-like protein Ace3 isoform X2, with protein sequence METTYSMAQVCLNEGPCLPLEPDLQEVMATSRDQKELLWAWQGWRDAVGRQLRMTFDRYVQLSNKAAKLNGYTDMGALWRSKYESDTLEQDLEQLYQELQPLYLNLHAYVRRALHRYYGPELIDPRGPIPAHLLGNMWAQSWVNILDLVLPFPKKPPEDITKNMKSQHWKPSKMFEEAEKFFISLGLLSTPPSFWKKSMMERPADGREVECHASAWDFYNGKDFRIKKCTEVTIEDLLSIFHQMGHIQYFLQYKNLSMIFRAGANPAFEEAVGSMITLSASSHKHLLNRGLLSHQHQDSEEEVNFLMGIALEKIALIPFAYLMDLFRWKVFDGTIRKDVYNQEWWNLRLKYQGLCPPIPRTEEDFDPGAKFHISASMPYIRYFLSLVLQFQFHEALCKASGHVGPLHRCDISNSKMAGKLLEDTLKLGSSKPWPEVLQKITGQPDVSVRALMTYFKPLLNWLVTENVRHGEILGWPDFSCTFEEKDTDKVTFLSLELDPDQAKFGQWVLLAFSLVMFLLALLLACRLYSREKRSLSQDTNAQDTSSRDSGAPEKQPKAYFLGVAMAPRLAARRQWILLGICLVLTLCSICLIIRIFTQHYRKPPWMRAEWWSWD encoded by the exons ATGGAGACGACATACAGCATGGCCCAGGTGTGCCTGAATGAGGGACCCTGCCTGCCCCTGGAGCCTG ACCTCCAAGAAGTCATGGCCACCTCCCGGGACCAGAAGGAGCTGCTGTGGGCCTGGCAGGGCTGGCGGGATGCTGTGGGTCGTCAGCTCCGCATGACCTTTGACCGCTACGTGCAGCTCAGCAACAAGGCTGCAAAGCTCAACG GTTACACAGACATGGGGGCCTTGTGGCGGTCCAAGTATGAGTCCGACACGCTGGAGCAGGACCTGGAGCAGCTCTACCAGGAGCTGCAGCCGCTGTACTTGAACCTGCACGCCTACGTGCGCCGGGCCCTGCACCGCTACTACGGGCCCGAGCTTATTGACCCGAGGGGGCCCATCCCCGCTCACCTGCTGG GGAACATGTGGGCTCAGTCCTGGGTCAACATCTTAGACCTGGTCCTGCCCTTCCCGAAGAAGCCCCCCGAGGATATCACGAAGAACATGAAAAGCCAG CACTGGAAGCCCTCCAAAATGTTCGAAGAGGCGGAGAAGTTCTTCATCTCCCTGGGGCTGCTTTCCACCCCTCCCAGCTTCTGGAAAAAATCAATGATGGAAAGGCCGGCTGACGGAAGGGAGGTGGAGTGCCACGCCTCCGCCTGGGACTTTTACAACGGCAAGGACTTCAG GATAAAGAAGTGCACCGAGGTGACCATAGAAGACCTGCTCTCCATCTTCCACCAGATGGGCCATATCCAGTACTTCCTGCAGTACAAGAACCTCTCTATGATCTTCCGCGCAGGCGCCAACCCAGCCTTTGAAGAGGCCGTGGGGTCCATGATCACCCTCTCGGCCTCTTCCCACAAGCACCTGCTCAACAGAGGCCTGCTCAGCCACCAGCACCAGGACTCAG AGGAGGAGGTCAATTTCCTGATGGGCATTGCCCTGGAGAAGATCGCTTTAATCCCTTTCGCCTACCTGATGGACCTGTTCCGCTGGAAGGTCTTTGATGGCACCATCCGGAAGGACGTCTACAACCAGGAGTGGTGGAACCTCAG GTTGAAGTACCAGGGCCTGTGCCCCCCCATCCCTCGGACAGAGGAAGACTTTGATCCCGGTGCCAAGTTCCACATCTCTGCCAGCATGCCCTACATACG GTACTTCCTCAGCCTCGTGCTCCAGTTCCAGTTCCACGAAGCGCTGTGCAAGGCCTCGGGTCACGTGGGCCCCCTGCACCGCTGTGACATCTCTAACTCCAAGATGGCTGGGAAGCTCCTGGA AGACACCCTAAAGCTAGGCTCCAGCAAGCCCTGGCCAGAAGTTCTGCAGAAGATAACCGGCCAGCCTGACGTGTCCGTAAGAGCCCTCATGACCTACTTCAAGCCCCTGCTAAACTGGCTGGTCACCGAGAATGTGCGCCATGGGGAGATCCTGGGCTGGCCAGACTTCAGCTGTACCTTTGAAG aaaaagacacagacaAGGTGACGTTTCTGAGTCTGGAGCTGGACCCTGACCAGGCCAAATTTGGGCAGTGGGTGTTGCTGGCTTTCAGCTTGGTCATGTTCCTGCTGGCCCTACTGCTGGCCTGCAGGTTGTACTCCCGGGAAAAAAGGTCACTATCCCAGGACACCAACGCCCAGGACACCAGTTCACGGGACTCCGGTGCCCCCGAGAAACAGCCCAAGGCCTACTTCCTGGGCGTAGCCATGGCGCCCCGCCTAGCTGCCAGAAGACAGTGGATCCTGCTGGGCATCTGCCTGGTCCTGACGCTGTGCTCAATCTGCCTGATCATTCGGATTTTCACACAGCACTACAGGAAGCCTCCGTGGATGAGAGCTGAATGGTGGAGCTGGGACTAG
- the KCNH6 gene encoding potassium voltage-gated channel subfamily H member 6, producing the protein MPVRRGHVAPQNTYLDTIIRKFEGQSRKFLIANAQMENCAIIYCNDGFCELFGYSRVEVMQRPCTCDFLTGPNTPRSAMSRLAQALLGTEECKVDILYYRKDASSFRCLVDVVPVKNEDGAVIMFILNFEDLAQLLAKSERRSLSQCLLSQSFLGSESSHGRPGAQGPGTGRVKYRTIGQIPQFTLNFVEFNLEKHRSGSTTEIEIIAPHKVVERTQNVTEKVTQVLSLGADVLPEYKLQAPRIHRGTLLHYSPFKAVWDWLILLLVIYTAIFTPYSAAFLLSDQDESQRVDCGYTCSPLTVVDLIVDIMFVVDIVINFRTTYVNTNDEVVSHPRRIAVHYFKGWFLIDMVAAIPFDLLIFRTGSDETTTLIGLLKTARLLRLVRVARKLDRYSEYGAAVLFLLMCTFALIAHWLACIWYAIGNVERPYLEPKIGWLDSLGAQLGKRYNGSDPASGPSVQDKYVTALYFTFSSLTSVGFGNVSPNTNSEKVFSICVMLIGSLMYASIFGNVSAIIQRLYSGTARYHTQMLRVKEFIRFHQIPNPLRQRLEEYFQHAWSYTNGIDMNAVLKGFPECLQADICLHLHRALLQHCPAFRGASKGCLRALAVKFKTTHAPPGDTLVHLGDVLSTLYFISRGSIEILRDDVVVAILGKNDIFGEPISLHARPGKSSADVRALTYCDLHKIQRADLLEVLDMYPAFADSFWSKLEVTFNLRDAGGGFQSSPQPAPGSQDHQAFFLGDNQSAAAPSLSISDASGLWPELLQQVPPKPRHSPPNPQGDPDCWPRELGSRLEQLQAQMNRLESRMSSDLSRILQLLQHPPPQGHAGCILGAPMSDDLALFPAASATQSPGTRLPPGGLTPEQVPSCGDLNKYRLARRNSSSRGPPLAPLAATDKILTVSSEQEQPEGLLSPLASTLHPLEVQGLICGPRFPSLPEHLSSIPKQLEFQRHGSDPGLAGSWSP; encoded by the exons ATGCCTGTCCGCAGGGGCCACGTCGCGCCCCAGAACACGTACCTGGACACCATCATCCGCAAGTTCGAGGGCCAGA GTCGGAAGTTCCTGATAGCCAATGCACAGATGGAGAACTGCGCCATCATTTACTGCAACGACGGCTTCTGTGAACTCTTTGGCTATTCCCGAGTGGAGGTGATGCAGCGACCCTGCACCTGCGACTTCCTCACAGGACCCAATACGCCGCGCAGTGCCATGTCCCGCCTAGCTCAGGCCCTGCTGGGGACGGAGGAGTGCAAGGTGGACATTCTCTACTACCGCAAGGATG CCTCCAGCTTCCGCTGCCTGGTGGACGTGGTACCCGTGAAGAACGAGGATGGGGCCGTCATCATGTTCATCCTCAACTTCGAGGACCTGGCCCAGCTCCTGGCCAAAAGCGAACGTCGTAGCCTGTCCCAgtgcctgctgtcccagagcTTCCTGGGCTCCG AGAGCTCTCATGGCAGGCCGGGGGCACAGGGGCCTGGCACAGGCAGGGTCAAGTACAGAACCATTGGCCAGATCCCACAGTTCACGCTCAACTTCGTGGAGTTCAACCTCGAGAAGCACCGCTCGGGCTCGACCACGGAGATTGAGATCATCGCACCGCACAAGGTGGTGGAGCGAACCCAGAACGTCACTGAGAAGGTCACCCAG GTTCTGTCCCTGGGCGCCGACGTGCTGCCGGAGTACAAGCTGCAGGCTCCACGCATCCATCGGGGGACCCTGCTGCACTACAGCCCTTTCAAGGCCGTGTGGGACTGGCTCATCCTGTTGCTGGTCATCTACACGGCCATCTTCACACCCTACTCAGCCGCCTTCCTGCTCAGCGACCAGGACGAGTCGCAACGCGTGGACTGTGGCTACACCTGTAGTCCGCTCACCGTGGTGGACCTCATCGTAGACATCATGTTTGTCGTGGACATTGTCATCAACTTCCGCACCACTTATGTCAACACCAACGACGAGGTGGTCAGCCACCCTCGCCGCATTGCCGTCCACTACTTCAAGGGCTGGTTCCTCATTGACATGGTGGCCGCCATCCCCTTCGACCTGCTCATCTTCCGCACTGGCTCCGATGAG acCACAACCCTGATCGGGCTGCTGAAAACGGCGAGGCTGCTGCGGCTGGTGCGCGTGGCACGGAAGCTGGACCGCTACTCCGAGTACGGGGCAGCTGTTCTTTTCCTGCTCATGTGCACTTTTGCGCTCATTGCACACTGGCTAGCCTGCATCTGGTACGCCATCGGCAACGTGGAGCGGCCCTACCTGGAGCCCAAGATTGGCTGGCTGGACAGCCTGGGCGCACAGCTCGGCAAACGCTACAATGGCAGTGACCCAGCCTCCGGCCCCTCGGTGCAGGACAAGTATGTCACCGCCCTCTACTTCACCTTCAGCAGTCTCACCAGTGTGGGCTTCGGCAACGTCTCCCCCAACACCAACTCTGAGAAGGTCTTCTCTATCTGCGTCATGCTCATAGGCT CCCTCATGTACGCCAGCATCTTTGGCAACGTGTCAGCCATCATCCAGCGCCTGTACTCGGGCACTGCGCGCTACCACACGCAGATGTTACGGGTCAAGGAGTTCATCCGCTTCCACCAGATCCCAAACCCGCTGCGGCAGCGCCTGGAAGAGTACTTCCAGCATGCCTGGTCCTACACCAACGGCATTGACATGAACGCG GTGCTGAAGGGCTTCCCCGAGTGCCTACAGGCCGACATCTGCCTGCACCTGCACCGTGCGCTGCTGCAGCACTGCCCTGCCTTCCGTGGAGCCAGCAAGGGCTGCTTGCGAGCGCTGGCGGTCAAGTTCAAGACGACTCACGCACCGCCGGGGGACACGCTGGTGCACCTGGGCGACGTGCTCTCCACGCTCTACTTCATCTCTCGTGGCTCCATTGAGATCTTGCGCGACGACGTGGTGGTGGCCATCCTAG GAAAGAACGACATCTTTGGGGAACCCATTAGCCTTCACGCCCGGCCGGGCAAGTCCAGTGCAGATGTGCGGGCCCTGACCTACTGTGACCTGCACAAGATCCAGCGGGCAGACCTGCTGGAGGTGCTGGACATGTACCCCGCGTTTGCAGACAGCTTCTGGAGTAAGCTGGAAGTCACCTTCAACCTGCGGGAC GCAGGCGGGGGTTTCCAGTCATCACCCCAGCCAGCTCCAGGCAGCCAGGACCACCAAGCCTTCTTCCTTGGTGACAACCAGTCAG CCGCAGCCCCTTCCCTGAGCATCTCAGATGCATCTGGCCTCTGGCCTGAGTTGCTGCAGCAAGTGCCCCCAAAGCCAAGGCACAGCCCCCCCAACCCTCAGGGAGACCCAGACTGCTGGCCTCGGGAGCTAGGTTCCAGGCTAGAACAGCTCCAGGCCCAGATGAACAG GCTGGAGTCCCGCATGTCCTCAGACCTCAGCCGTATCCTACAGCTCCTTCagcatcccccaccccagggtcacGCTGGCTGCATTCTGGGAGCCCCTATGTCCGATGACCTGGCCTTGTTTCCTGCAGCCTCAGCCACTCAGAGTCCAGGAACTAGGCTGCCCCCGGGCGGTCTGACCCCTGAACAG gtcccaAGCTGTGGCGACTTGAACAAGTATAGGCTGGCGCGAAGGAACTCCTCCTCCAGGGGGCCTCCCCTGGCTCCCCTGGCTGCAACAGACAAAATTCTCACCGTTTCGTCAGAACAGGAGCAGCCTGAGGGGCTCCTGTCGCCCTTGGCCTCAACTCTTCATCCCCTGGAGGTACAGGGACTCATCTGTGGTCCccgttttccctccctccctgaacACCTCAGCTCCATCCCCAAGCAGCTGGAGTTCCAGAGACATGGCTCAGATCCTGGATTGGCAGGAAGTTGGAGCCCCTGA